A window of Fundulus heteroclitus isolate FHET01 chromosome 15, MU-UCD_Fhet_4.1, whole genome shotgun sequence contains these coding sequences:
- the LOC118566213 gene encoding trace amine-associated receptor 1-like → MENRTRTVIKLHACFEMDHFSSKLTTAPSILCILVYGFLTLLSVVTVCGNLLVIISIFYFKQLHTPTYTLIQSLAVVDLLVGVLVFPLSMAFSLSSCLYDDNIFCKIMNSFVIMFSTCSIFHLCCISVDRYYAVCQPLTYGSKISVHVVIIMIAVCWGVSALTAIGVIFSRLNHEVCVDFCFIDVVMTSIVGPLLSFYLPIFLMLCIYLKIFLVAQRQARSIQTTTKSGATASKIEKKATKTLAIVLGAFLFCWAPLFLCITFSPFTNSSVAVLVIDSTAWLALINSTLNPFIYAFFYTWFRSAFKMIVSGKIFFATLVT, encoded by the coding sequence ATGGAAAACAGGACTCGCACTGTGATTAAATTACATGCCTGCTTTGAGATGGATCATTTTAGTTCTAAGCTAACCACAGCTCCTTCTATTTTATGTATATTGGTGTATGGTTTTCTGACCCTATTGTCTGTTGTTACTGTGTGTGGAAACCTGCTTGTGATAATCTCcatattttactttaaacaGCTCCATACTCCCACCTACACTCTTATTCAGTCTCTAGCTGTGGTTGACCTGCTGGTGGGTGTTCTTGTATTTCCTTTAAGCATGGCATTCTCCCTTAGCTCATGTTTATATGATGACAACatcttttgtaaaataatgaaCAGCTTTGTTATAATGTTCAGCACATGCTCTATTTTTCACCTGTGTTGTATTTCTGTTGACAGATATTATGCAGTGTGTCAGCCTCTAACATATGGATCTAAAATCAGCGTACATGTTGTCATCATCATGATTGCTGTGTGCTGGGGTGTTTCTGCTCTGACTGCAATTGGTGTGATATTTTCCAGATTGAATCACGAAGTATGTGTGGACTTCTGTTTTATTGATGTTGTTATGACAAGCATTGTTGGAcctttgttgtcattttaccttccaatttttttaatgctttgcaTCTACCTGAAGATATTTCTAGTTGCACAAAGACAGGCACGAAGCATCCAAACCACAACAAAGTCTGGAGCAACTGCCAGTAAAATCGAAAAAAAGGCCACCAAAACTCTGGCCATTGTTCTGGGagcatttctgttttgttgGGCTCCTCTTTTCCTTTGCATCACTTTTTCCCCTTTCACCAACAGTTCTGTAGCAGTTCTTGTGATAGATTCAACTGCTTGGCTTGCACTGATAAATTCAActctgaatccatttatttatgctTTCTTTTACACCTGGTTCAGATCAGCCTTTAAAATGATTGTTTCTGGTAAAATATTCTTTGCGACTTTGGTAACCTAA
- the LOC105921774 gene encoding trace amine-associated receptor 1-like, translating into MENRTRTVIELHACFEMDNFSSKLTTAPSILCILVYGFLTLLSVVTVCGNLLVIISIFYFKQLHTPTNTLIQSLAVADLLVGVLVFPLSMAFSLSSCLYDDNMFCKIRDSFDILFSTCSIMHLCCISVDRYYAVCQPLTYGSKISLHVVIIMIAVSWGVSALTAIGVIISRLNHEVCVDLCFIDVVITNIVGPLLSFYLPVFIMLCIYLKIFLVAQRQARSIQTTTKSGATASKIERKATKTLAIVLGAFLFCWAPFFLCFTFSPFTNSSVPVLVIESTAWLALINSTLNPFIYAFFYTWFRSAFKIIVSGKIFFGDFGNLKLP; encoded by the coding sequence ATGGAAAACAGGACTCGCACTGTGATTGAATTACATGCCTGCTTTGAGATGGATAATTTCAGTTCTAAGCTAACCACAGCTCCTTCTATTTTATGTATATTGGTGTATGGTTTTCTGACCCTATTGTCTGTTGTTACTGTGTGTGGAAACCTGCTTGTGATAATCTCcatattttactttaaacaACTCCATACTCCCACCAACACACTTATTCAGTCTCTAGCTGTGGCTGACCTGTTGGTGGGTGTTCTTGTATTTCCTTTAAGCATGGCATTCTCCCTTAGCTCATGTTTATATGATGACaacatgttttgtaaaataaGAGACAGCTTTGATATATTGTTCAGCACATGCTCTATTATGCACCTGTGTTGTATTTCCGTTGACAGGTATTATGCAGTGTGTCAGCCTCTAACTTATGGATCTAAAATCAGCCTTCATGTTGTCATCATCATGATTGCTGTGAGCTGGGGTGTTTCTGCTCTTACTGCAATTGGTGTGATCATTTCCAGATTGAATCATGAAGTATGTGTGGACTTGTGTTTTATTGATGTTGTTATAACAAACATTGTTGGAcctttgttgtcattttacCTTCCAGTTTTTATAATGCTTTGCATCTACCTGAAAATATTTCTAGTTGCACAAAGACAGGCACGAAGCATCCAAACCACAACAAAGTCTGGAGCAACTGCCAGTAAAATCGAAAGAAAAGCCACCAAAACTCTGGCCATTGTTCTGGGagcatttctgttttgttgggctccttttttcctttgcttcactttttccccTTTCACCAACAGTTCTGTACCGGTTCTTGTGATAGAGTCAACTGCTTGGCTTGCACTGATAAATTCAACTCTGAATCCAttcatttatgcttttttttacacCTGGTTCAGATCAGcctttaaaattattgtttctGGTAAAATATTCTTTGGTGACTTTGGTAACCTAAAGTTACCCTGA